From the genome of Bactrocera oleae isolate idBacOlea1 chromosome 2, idBacOlea1, whole genome shotgun sequence, one region includes:
- the LOC106622204 gene encoding BRCA1-associated protein produces MPNQVSLCIIKIEIDPQLSEDFEPGATSAEHPTNPRMLKERERDRGLRQANQIVIETYTNRLLGDVDELQLAAAETHQQAASEGEASAPIDMSGERKRDLRSTASGSREATPLEEGQVAPEFPKEIGFFSGNPEVTNGIVHLYKKNERKELKEGPSDKLCLLAVPASVSCHDLMGFVAPCQSTIRHIRIVRDGSPNQFMVILEFRSNAAALEFYQSYNGAAYNLLEPDSLCHAVWVSAIERGGDGVTPTGHTELPNCPVCLERMDESVDGVLTILCNHAFHANCLIKWGDSTCPVCRHVQTPELLENSVCMECEGTDSLWICLICGHVGCGRYQGGHAAAHYRATNHTFAMQLGTSSVWDYAGDNFVHRLFQNKTDGKLVATANDEGEEKIDSMQLEFTYLLTSQLDTQRKYYEDRLDRLEMEWRDFKASADNDSSKVSALEQKVQTLTKEKQILERKLTQNATKLKDMQKQLAEEREFSKTLQSNHSSWQTKYATLEKQYKEYKEAREAELNDVKEQLRDIMFYMQAQSKIADSELKDEIVGGTVVMPEAEASTSTGKAARRKKKH; encoded by the exons atgccAAATCAGGTTTCACTGTGCATCATAAAGATCGAAATTGACCCACAGCTGAGTGAGGATTTTG AACCCGGAGCCACATCTGCTGAACATCCCACTAATCCGCGCATGCTAAAAGAGCGAGAGCGTGATCGTGGTCTGCGACAAGCCAACCAGATTGTAATTGAAACTTACACTAATCGTTTGTTGGGAGACGTGGACGAATTACAGCTGGCAGCAGCAGAAACGCATCAACAGGCAGCAAGTGAAGGTGAAGCTTCTGCACCGATTGATATGAGTGGGGAACGTAAAAGGGATTTGCGCTCAACAGCTAGTGGTTCGCGTGAAGCTACACCGCTTGAAGAAGGACAAGTTGCACCAGAATTTCCCAAAGAAATAGGATTCTTCTCCGGTAATCCGGAAGTTACCAATGGCATTGTGCATTTATACAAGAAAAA TGAGCGTAAGGAATTAAAAGAGGGGCCATCCGATAAGTTGTGCTTGCTCGCGGTGCCTGCCAGTGTAAGCTGTCATGACTTAATGGGCTTTGTAGCGCCCTGTCAGTCGACGATTCGACACATACGCATTGTACGCGACGGCAGCCCCAACCAATTTATGGTGATACTCGA ATTTCGTTCGAATGCTGCCGCCTTAGAGTTTTACCAGTCATACAATGGCGCCGCTTATAATTTGCTGGAGCCCGACTCTCTATGTCATGCCGTATGGGTATCGGCAATTGAACGCGGTGGAGATGGTGTGACACCAACTGGTCACACTGAGCTGCCCAATTGTCCAG tttGCTTGGAGCGTATGGACGAGAGCGTTGATGGCGTATTGACTATACTATGTAATCATGCCTTTCATGCCAACTGCCTTATCAAATGGGGTGATTCCACATGTCCTGTCTGCAGGCATGTGCAGACCCCCGAGTTGCTTGAGAACTCTGTTTGCATGGAGTGTGAGGGCACAGATTCCCTATGGATTTGTCTAATTTGCGGTCATGTCGGCTGTGGGCGCTACCAAGGTGGACACGCTGCGGCACATTATCGCGCCACGAATCACACTTTTGCCATGCAGTTGGGCACATCGAGTGTCTGGGACTATGCTGGGGACAATTTCGTACATCGTCTTTTCCAAAACAAGACTGATGGCAAACTGGTGGCTACTGCTAATGACGAAGGCGAAGAAAAGATCGATTCAATGCAACTAGAATTCACATATTTGCTCACCTCGCAGCTGGATACGCAACGCAAATATTATGAAGATCGCTTAGATCGCCTGGAAATGGAGTGGCGGGACTTCAAAGCCAGCGCTGACAACGATAGCAGCAAAGTGAGCGCGTTAGAGCAGAAAGTGCAAACACTGACCAAGGAAAAACAGATATTGGAGCGCAAGTTGACACAAAATGCTACAAA gttGAAAGACATGCAAAAGCAGCTCGCCGAGGAGCGGGAGTTCTCCAAAACGTTGCAGAGCAATCATAGCTCTTGGCAAACCAAATATGCAACACTCGAAAAACAATATAAAGAATACAAGGAGGCGCGAGAAGCTGAGCTGAATGATGTCAAGGAGCAACTGCgcgacattatgttttatatgcAGGCACAGAGCAAAATCGCTGATTCCGAGTTGAAGGATGAGATTGTTGGTGGCACGGTAGTGATGCCTGAAGCAGAAGCAAGCACTTCCACTGGAAAAGCCGCCAGACGAAAGAAGAAGCATTAA